The following are encoded together in the Oreochromis aureus strain Israel breed Guangdong linkage group 18, ZZ_aureus, whole genome shotgun sequence genome:
- the rgs1 gene encoding regulator of G-protein signaling 21 — translation MSTIEITVKFSLPQVWQDLISVSLCRGRGDGDKGRFCCFPTDPLGDVETWSESVDKVLSCKAGQIAFREFLKSEYSEENILFWLACEEYKKIKTVPEMISSANRIYSEFVQTEAPRQINIDCGTRENITNNISQPTLTSFDTAQKHIYSLLARDCYPRFLKSDIYQGLLRRNDSR, via the exons ATGAGTACAATTGAAATCACAGTCAAGTTCTCTCTTCCTCAAG TCTGGCAGGATCTTATCTCTGTCTCCCTTTGTAGAGGACGAGGAGATGGCGATAAA GGTAGATTCTGTTGCTTTCCCACGGATCCACTGGGGGATGTTGAGACTTGGAGTGAGTCTGTGGACAAAGTCCTGAGCTGTAAAG CCGGGCAGATAGCTTTCCGGGAGTTCCTGAAGTCAGAGTACAGCGAGGAGAATATACTGTTTTGGCTCGCCTGTGAGGAGTACAAAAAGATTAAGACAGTCCCAGAGATGATCTCCTCCGCCAACCGGATCTACTCTGAGTTTGTCCAAACAGAAGCACCAAGACAG ATCAACATAGACTGCGGTACAAGAGAAAACATTACAAATAACATCTCCCAGCCGACCCTGACTTCGTTTGATACAGCTCAGAAGCACATTTACAGTCTGTTGGCCAGGGATTGCTACCCGCGGTTCCTAAAATCTGACATCTATCAGGGACTCCTGAGGAGAAACGATTCAAGGTGA
- the LOC116331983 gene encoding regulator of G-protein signaling 13-like, whose protein sequence is MPGLVTSPTRELQHINMDTDNKKTEKYRGGNLKYRLQCKSSQATKTEGLCFEDMSQWSQSLERLLSSKYGMKIFQAFLKSEFSDENIEFWVVCEEFKKIRNSFRMSSRAKKIFKRYIQAESPREINIDQKTRERIQHNIETPSAVCFDDAQKIVYGLMERDSYPRFLKSDIYRTLMDSTSQSVNM, encoded by the exons ATGCCCGGTCTAGTCACATCTCCAACAAGGGAGCTTCAACACATCAACATGGACACTGACAACAAGAAGACAGAGAAATACAG AGGGGGAAACCTGAAGTATCGGCTGCAGTGTAAATCATCCCAAGCCACAAAAACTGAGGG GCTTTGTTTTGAAGATATGTCCCAGTGGTCACAATCACTTGAGAGGCTTCTTTCATCCAAAT ATGGAATGAAGATATTCCAGGCATTCCTGAAGTCCGAGTTCAGTGATGAAAACATTGAGTTTTGGGTGGTGTGTGAGGAGTTTAAGAAGATAAGAAATTCCTTCAGGATGTCATCCAGGGCGAAAAAGATCTTCAAACGCTACATTCAAGCCGAGTCTCCCAGAGAG ATCAACATTGATCAAAAGACGAGGGAAAGGATCCAGCACAACATAGAGACGCCTTCTGCAGTGTGTTTTGATGACGCTCAAAAGATCGTCTACGGGTTAATGGAGAGGGACTCTTACCCACGTTTCCTCAAGTCTGACATTTACAGGACTTTAATGGACTCCACATCACAATCAGTGAACATGTAA